tttactgggtaaaaaatcttaaattattccatctccacctgctggtggaaaagcagctggcgatctttaatctgcaatctattgcttttcctgcagttcccggatgtaatgttgaattttaacagtcgaatttgagccactgaatttatggaagcgaatatttgaactgaaataaaatgaactgaaaattaccttttgaatattatacatcgtatttttaaagggtattgaatattttgtaagtgaatcctggaaattgaaaatgaattattgaatttataagtacgaaaacatgtttgaaatatttttagttgaactattcacagcttaaataaacagctatgttaaatttcaggacctaaaaatacaaaccctgcaattcaagtcattaaaatgcaagaacttgttaatacggtgtattatttttttcagtttgtgctattcaacaagctttttaattcaatacttttggcattgattttgttccatacgcATGGGCctgacagaatctgcggacattttctgctatttctgcagagaattttttttttttgaatctgctgatttctgcggaattattttgggagaatCATAACTAAACCCTAATATAtgacataaaaataatacatttttaacttgtatttaatgtttacaatgcaaatccaatagattcactttatttggtaaacaaagcaagtctctcatataatatctcaactaaaagactgaaaatatgactgtacaaactgtaaattaatcaatattttcacattagtcaataatattactgtaattaatttaaaaactgaataaatataaatgtacacacattaacacaagtaaataaacagaatcaatgatgggataaaaatctgcgtaattctgcgcgcgcagattccgtgtgggcctacgcATGTGCACATCTTTTTTGCGTGAATTACTGCTGAGACTCTTCTGACTCCATATTGGCTAAACATATTTCACCAAATCCGTCAAACTGACAGAAAATAAGTTTAATTAAAGGTAACCAAAAGCAATTCTTTCAGTGGATAAACTGTTCGCTAACAACGTGCCAGCAAAATAAACAGTACATTTAGATTTCACGTGGTCTTTATTGAATAAATGACCCAAATCGTTTTAAAGAAACCCACATCAGCATGATAATAATGTCATAAACCCTATTGGGAATCATATATTTACGAGCAGAACgctgtttttgttaatatttatgttGCCTCAGGGTAAAATAAGCTGTGCAGTTCTGCACTCGCCAGCAGGAGGCGATACACACTTTTACTTTCACTCAGAAGGACGACAAATAAACCAAAAAGTAGtgagattaatatatatatactgatttTAAATTATAATCGTGTGGATGTTCTTAGAGTAACTattgtaaactattaaaaactgctgtaTTTAGACACGCGATTCACTGCAACCCTGCAGCATTACGGAACTTCGTCACCGCGCGTCATACCCATAAGCTCCCTCGGTGATCCGGAAGCGGTCGTTCTTGTCAGTCTGCTGGTTGGTGTCAAACACAAGGTTAGAGCAGATCTTCTTTCATCGTCTTTATTCTGCATGTAAATATAagtgtgtgatgtttgtgtatatgtgtttatgtatcagttgtgtgtgtttgatctgcgcgcgcgcgcgtgtgtttGAATAATCCGCGAACACTGCCGTTAGAGCAGCGCGTCCTGGCCAGTGACTGTATAAAAGGTCCTGACGCTCTTcagatattataattattattaaatattcattattacAGACAGGAGATTCAGAAATACACTAGTTTttcagagatgtgtgtgtgtttaatgtgcaGAACTGAACTGAGTGACCTTTGCTGAGCTTTAGTGAACTCAATACAGTATAAATAATCACTCGTGCTAAGTTAACgagatatttattatatttcaccTTATTCAGTATCGTTAAAGTCTTATATTTGGGCCCATTAATATTGTGAATGTCAAATATTTCGAATTTATgttgtccctactgaaaaaaaaaacagcttaaaccagcctaagctggttgaccaggctggttttagaggggttttggccacttccaggctgggtttccagtcatttccagcctggtcttagctggtcaggctggacaatgaccagctaaaaccagcttgaccagcctggtttaagctggacatagctggttttggctgcgctcccagcctgaccagctaagaccagactggaaatgactgtaaaccagcctggaaagtggccaaaacccctctagcccttttttcagtagggttacaTTGTActggattaaaaaaaacacaagtgacacagttaaataattaataataaatattaatgacagttaAAAAGCTACAAATAACGAATGAATTTAGTTTGATGATAATATATCATAGTAACTTTTAAATTTCAGGAATAATCGATGACGGGCTGTtgcattattagaaaataatacacGTATTGGACAGAGATGGCACAAGTGtccacatcctttactcaagtagaagtacagatactcgtGTTTAAAAGGACTCTGGTAAAGGTTGAAGTACTGATTagacttttgtactcaagtaaaagtaaagaagtacagcCTGAAATGTGgacttaagtaaaaagtacccattactactacatgttttagtttcactaggtAGGTAAATATCCCCCCTCATGCATCATCATCCTGACGCAAACTCACAGCGTTCACCATGTAGTTTTACAGCTGTTGGATCAAAAACAACTgctgccattcatgttcatacacACTAAAATAATTCTGTAGCCTGTCTATCTTTAGAAATAATGccttacattttacactgaattctgtcTAAAATATAtcgaattttttacatttatattgaatctttttatttgatatatttaaaatctattttattttgctaaaaataaaaacGTACAATATTTGACTGCAGATCATCTTTGCCTTTCTCATAGTAATCTTCATAAACTACCCTACTTACAGTGCGTGATAGCCTTGGTTAAAAAAGCCACGCACAGCAGCACAGAGGCACACAATGAGGAAAATATATGTACTGCATCAATAAGGCGCTCAAATTGAGCAATGACATGAAGTAGGTTTAACATTCGCTCATTCAgaacattctccttaataatcaGGGATCATCCGGTAAACCTGTGAAAGGCAGGGATTTTGACTTGGCATTTTCAGGCCTGGAGAAGTTTTGGGAAAACAGAAAAACTCACAACTTTTGGAGAAGTcctggaaattagtttaacaaatgtcTACTTGAATATAAGGTAGTCGTCTTTACCTCTTTTCTGTCCTTTTCTGACAAAAACATGCCCTCACATGGGgctgatattggaaaaatcggactTACGATGTTTGGTTTTGCTgcgattcatatatatatatatatatatatatatatatatatatattgtgatatgaatctAATaatcaccagatgatttgaacagctcAAATTGGGAAGATTTCATTCATATAGATCAACTGGGATAATTAAATGATTTTCTATGCAGCGCATCagcataaactataataaatatgaaGCATATATTAgccatgggccggtataagatctgacggtgtgataaccttggataaaaatatcccggcttcacggtattgtgattactgctctaatatatcttcttttttaatgtctgggttaaaaactaaaacttttctcCACTTTGAACACGATGTATTTACTTTACAAGTATTttgcagcagtaaacatgtcaggctgaataactcaaatgaatcatggatgtctgctgtcttcattagcttcaaacacactgatttatttactatttaaatcAGCATCTTTGGTTATCTTTTACTGCTGGAGagactgctgtcctaaaaaactaaaaaatgtcaataaaaaaatcttacacaaacTCCAGGAACAATATTACAGAAAATTGGTGGATAAACAGTGAataaacagtggtttattctgagGAGTGTAAACGTAATCAAATACAATGAAGTGTAAagtaacatggtcatcattgttcAAGTAACCTGAAAAAATAATCACTTAATCTTTGATTAACAGTCTAATTTTGAGATGTGGCTATTGCGGACACACATATTACAATATCAATGCTccaatgatatattgttcagctctACTCTCTCATTATTAGTGCATTACCTAAATACATTTCACATAGATATAAATCAGTTTAAACTCAATAGGTTGgtgcgtgttttatgatatgctgtaatttGACCGTGCATtgcttttcttattatttaccacatATATGTAGACATGCAACATTAGGTCTTGAAATTTACTTCAAATTCCTGGAAAAGGTGTGCAGCTCTAATGATAATTCAGCTATTCACACAGTAAGACTGGAGACAGAGGTTAGATGAACATGATGGTGAAGGTGAACATCTCCCATGACCTGCACAGTTCCCTGATGTAAATGTTATTaaggtgttttggaggagcgggTCAGGAAGggttttcctccagcagcattAGTCAAGTTGAAGAGGAAACAGATAATgcaggaaaaacaagattattattaatctctctctctctctctttctctctctgtgtctgtgcAGAAGTATGGCTCTTCACAGTGGATTTGTGCGCGTGTCGTCTCTGCTGCGTTCAGCGCTCAGCGTTTCTCTGCGCAGGAACATCGGCCTCTCCGCCGTCCTTTTCAACAAGGCCAAAGACATGGACCCCATCCAGAAACTCTTCCTGGACAAGATCCGAGACTACAACACCAAGAGCAAGTGTGTGTCCACtgacttcagtgtgtgtgtgtgtgtatgcggtCTCTTTTTATTTTCCAATAACTCATTTAAATTCAGATTGAGTCTGTTTGTTTTGGTGAAGATGTTCAGTCAGCGTGACTCTTATTTATTGGATAGAACTGGTTAATAATCAGTATAACTAcactgacatatatatatatcagctatattcactgagacacaaacacaaatactctagtgtgtgtgtgtgtgcacttgtgcatataaatatgtgtgtgtgtgtgattcactCCTATGCATCactctgattttgtgtgtgtgtgtatttatagatagatggatatgtgtgtatatatatatatatatgcatgtatgtgtgtgtgtgctttgctactgtgtatttatttatatatatatatatatatatatatgtatgtatgtgtgtgcttatgagtgtgtgtgctttgctactgtgtatatatatatatatatatatgcttgtgtgtgtatgtgtgtgtgtgtgtgtgcgctttgctactgtatgtatatatatatatatatatatatatatatatatatataaatatatatgtgtgtgtgtgtgcgcacgtgtgctttgctactgtgtatatatatatatatatatatgcttgtgtgtgtgtgtgtgtgtgtgtgtgtgtgtgtgtgtgtgtgcgcgcacgcgCTTTgctactgtatacatatatatatatatatatatatatatatgtgtgtgcacgtgtgctttgctactgtgtgtgtgtgtgtgtgtgtgtgtgtgtgtgtgtgtgtgtgcgcgtgtgtgcgcgtgtgtgtgtgctttgctactgtgtatatgtatgtatgtgtgtgtgtgctttgctactgtatatatatatatatatatatatatgtatgtatgtacgtatgtacgtATGTGCTTGTGTGctttgctagtgtgtgtgtgtgtgtgtgtgtgtgtgctttgctaCTGTTGTGAATCActctgatggtgtgtgtgtgtgtgtgtgtgtgtgtgtgtttgtttgtgtacgcAGGGCGTCTGGTGGTGTAATTGACGCTGGTCCGGCGTATCAGAAGAATCTGGCGGAGGAAACCACTAAACTGCAGCGTCTGTATGGAGGAGGAGATCTCAACAAGTTCCCTCAGTTCAGCTTCACAGGTCTGACATGTGTAATGCACATCATTACAGCAGGGGATTTAAATACCGCTCCATTTAGACAGATTTCATTCATGGACATCCACTGGGAGGATTCTGTGCAGATCTGCTGAAATTATGATCCATTACTGGCATAAAGAATCAATAATCAGGGCTCTATGGTTAACTGGGGAGTTGAACAGTAATCAtgtacaatcaaatgtaaaataacgtgctcatcatcatattaataatagaaaataatcctatttaagatcttttaatcttgaataAATGGTCTGCTCCTGTGGTGTGACGATTGCAGATACACACggtgcgatatcgatgctcaaaccagATATAGTGCAGGTGTCTGTTGAACATCAGCAGGTTTATTCAGTGCTAGTTCATCTCTGGACTGATCATCTTCTTCTGTTGTTTTCAGAGCCCAAGCTGGACGAGACGACGACTAAATGAAGCGTCTCTGTTCATCACTGCTGAAAATAAAcatcattatttaataataacctCTGGCTCAAATCTCAGTGTGTGTTCACCTTCAGTTTATGCGTCTCTCATGAATACTATTTTTGTGTATACGTCTATATATacgttgtgtatatatatacgtatacgttATATATGTGTTGTTGATGTCCACAGATGAACGATTAGATTCTGCTCGTCTTTAAAATATGTCTAATAAGATTAGCGCGTCCTCTGGTGAATGTTGAAgctttaaaagtgctccatgtgaTGCTCAGAAAACAACAAACTCATGAGTGTACTTCTAAATTAAAGAGAAAATAAGCAGAGGTGATGCTGAGAGGAGAGATATTATAGAAAGCTCCATAATCTTCATTATCCTGTAAACAATGACTTGAGTTAAAAACTCCTCAGAAAAGattcatattaataaatgaaGTACAAATATCTCTGATAACCTTGTCCATTTTATATGAATGCTTCGCTAGT
This genomic stretch from Danio aesculapii chromosome 1, fDanAes4.1, whole genome shotgun sequence harbors:
- the atp5pf gene encoding ATP synthase-coupling factor 6, mitochondrial, whose translation is MALHSGFVRVSSLLRSALSVSLRRNIGLSAVLFNKAKDMDPIQKLFLDKIRDYNTKSKASGGVIDAGPAYQKNLAEETTKLQRLYGGGDLNKFPQFSFTEPKLDETTTK